The DNA sequence CGCGAGACGGCAAACATGGCCGGGGCAGCACCGATGAAAGCCCAGAGAAGCAGCGTTTTTTCTGCAATACGCCGCTTTCTTTTCACGGCACGCTGTTTATCCAACCAAAAAATAATACTTCCGATAACATTTACAGCCAGCCAGATAAATACCATTTCTGCCGCCTCCTTCGCATGAAAAAAGGGCGCCTTCGAATGAAAAACCATTCAAAAGCTGCCCTCATGAAACGTTGATGATTACTTAAGGTTCTCTTTTGCTTTAGAAGCAAGATCAGCGAACGCTTTTTCATCATGAATAGCGATATCAGCAAGCATCTTACGATTCATGTCGATTCCTGCTGTTTTCAGACCGTGCATAAGACGGTTATAAGAAAGACCGTTCGTACGTGCAGCCGCGTTAATACGTGTAATCCAGAGCTTGCGGAAATCACGTTTTTTCTGACGGCGGTCACGATAAGCATACAGGTGGGACTTCATAACCTGGTCTTTTGCTGTACGGAACAGGCGGTGTTTAGAACCTGTATAACCCTTTGCTAATTTTAATACTCTTTTACGACGCCGACGTGCTGTATAGCCGCCTTTTACTCGTGCCATCGTAATCCCTCCTCAAATGTTTTATTTATAATATCCGTTTATTGTTTATTGAACCATGTCGTTGATGCGCTTCTGATCGCCTTTAGCTACAAGAGAAGATTTACGAAGCTTTCGCTTCTGCTTCTGGGATTTGTTCGCTGCGAGGTGGCTTGTGAAGCCGTGGCCGCGCTTAAGCTTGCCTGTACCAGTTCTCTTGAAACGTTTTGATGCACCACTGTGCGTCTTCATCTTTGGCATGTTGAACATCCTTCCTGTACAAAATTATGGTTGTTGTCGTTGCAGGTGAATAAAATGGATGGTTAGTCCGGTCTATTTTTCGTTGTCGGCGTTCGGCGCTAAAATAAGGAACATGCTGCGCCCTTCCATTTTAGGCTTAGACTCGATATTGGAAACATCTTCACACTCTTTCGCAAGACGCATAAGTACGTCACGTCCAAGCTCAGAGTGAGTAATCGCACGTCCGCGGAAACGGATCGCTGCTTTTA is a window from the Alkalicoccus halolimnae genome containing:
- a CDS encoding DUF1294 domain-containing protein; protein product: MVFIWLAVNVIGSIIFWLDKQRAVKRKRRIAEKTLLLWAFIGAAPAMFAVSRTIRHKTRVRKFQICLPLFSVLQLLAGLVLI
- the rplT gene encoding 50S ribosomal protein L20, producing the protein MARVKGGYTARRRRKRVLKLAKGYTGSKHRLFRTAKDQVMKSHLYAYRDRRQKKRDFRKLWITRINAAARTNGLSYNRLMHGLKTAGIDMNRKMLADIAIHDEKAFADLASKAKENLK
- the rpmI gene encoding 50S ribosomal protein L35, whose product is MPKMKTHSGASKRFKRTGTGKLKRGHGFTSHLAANKSQKQKRKLRKSSLVAKGDQKRINDMVQ